Proteins encoded together in one Rhinopithecus roxellana isolate Shanxi Qingling chromosome 3, ASM756505v1, whole genome shotgun sequence window:
- the HAPLN1 gene encoding hyaluronan and proteoglycan link protein 1, producing MKSLLLLVLISICWADHLSDNYTLDHDRVIHIQAENGPRLLVEAEQAKVFSHRGGNVTLPCKFYRDPTAFGSGIHKIRIKWTKLTSDYLKEVDVFVSMGYHKKTYGGYQGRVFLKGGSDNDASLVITDLTLEDYGRYKCEVIEGLEDDTAVVALDLQGVVFPYFPRLGRYNLNFHEAQQACLDQDAVIASFDQLYDAWRGGLDWCNAGWLSDGSVQYPITKPREPCGGQNTVPGVRNYGFWDKDKSRYDVFCFTSNFNGRFYYLIHPTKLTYDEAVQACLNDGAQIAKVGQIFAAWKLLGYDRCDAGWLADGSVRYPISRPRRRCSPTEAAVRFVGFPDKKHKLYGVYCFRAYN from the exons cAGAAAATGGCCCCCGTCTACTTGTGGAAGCAGAGCAAGCCAAGGTGTTCTCACACAGAGGTGGCAATGTTACACTGCCATGTAAATTTTATCGAGACCCTACAGCATTTGGCTCAGGAATCCATAAAATCCGAATTAAGTGGACCAAGCTAACTTCGGATTACCTCAAGGAAGTGGATGTTTTTGTTTCCATGGGATACCACAAAAAAACCTATGGAGGCTACCAGGGTAGGGTGTTTCTGAAGGGAGGCAGTGATAATGATGCTTCTCTGGTCATCACAGACCTCACTCTGGAAGATTATGGGAGATATAAGTGTGAGGTGATTGAAGGATTAGAAGACGATACTGCTGTGGTAGCACTGGATTTACAAG GTGTGGTATTCCCTTACTTTCCACGACTGGGGCGGTACAATCTGAATTTTCACGAGGCTCAGCAGGCGTGTCTGGACCAGGATGCTGTGATCGCCTCCTTCGACCAGCTGTACGACGCCTGGCGGGGCGGGCTGGACTGGTGCAATGCCGGCTGGCTCAGTGACGGCTCTGTGCAATATCCCATCACAAAGCCCAGAGAGCCCTGTGGGGGCCAGAACACGGTGCCTGGAGTCAGGAACTACGGATTTTGGGataaagataaaagcagatatgatgttttctgttttacatCCAATTTCAATG GCCGTTTTTACTATCTAATCCACCCCACCAAACTGACCTATGATGAAGCGGTGCAAGCTTGTCTCAATGATGGTGCTCAGATTGCAAAAGTGGGCCAGATATTTGCTGCCTGGAAACTTCTTGGATATGACCGCTGTGATGCGGGCTGGCTGGCGGATGGCAGCGTCCGCTACCCTATCTCTAGGCCAAGAAGGCGCTGCAGTCCtactgaggctgcagtgcgctTCGTGGGTTTCCCAGATAAAAAGCATAAGCTGTATGGTGTCTACTGCTTCAGAGCATACAACTGA